The Oceanispirochaeta sp. M1 DNA window GAAGCCTATATCAGAGCCTATAAAGCCAATGCTGTAGGAAGAACCTATGTAGTTACCTACAGAGAAGTAGCTACTGACTGTCTGTGGAGAATAGCCGAGTTCCAGGAGATCTATGATGATCCCTACCTCTGGCCTAAAATCTGGCAGCGGAATCAGAAAGCCATTCCCAATCCAGATCTGATCTATCCCGGACAGGTACTGATTATCCCTCCAGTGGAATAGTCATTCTATAAATAAGCAAAAGGCTGTTTTCCATCAGGAGAACAGCCTTTTTTATGGATAATCGGTCATTGGTTCTATACTTTAGTCTTCTACACCACCATTGACAATCATCCGCCACATGGCTCTGAATTTTGCCAGTTTACCGGGGTTCCACTCTTTAGCAGGAGCTGCGTTGATCCCCCGCTCTTTTAGCAATACAAGGTGTCTCTCCAGACGCCGGACAAAACTTTTGTAATCTTTATCCTCTGGATTGGTCCAGCCGACCTCTGCCATGGCGATTGATCGGGGAAATGCCTGAAAGTCCCTACGATCCTTGTTATGCACCCATTCTGTCCAGAGCGGACATTCCACTCCCAGAACATGATCTGCTCCCGGAAGGTCATCCCCTTCAGCAATCGGATCATAAGCATAAATTTTCTTAAGAGTTACGTAAGCATGAGATAGATCAATATAAGTTGAGGCATGGGCTGAAAAAATCATCTGCCTCCCCTTCTCCAGCTGTTTATATGCATTTTTTTTTCTGAAGAGCCAATACTGCCCGATGGCCGACTTATCGAGATTATCACCACAGATTTCAGCCCAGACTATAGGGGTTTTCCCCAGTTTTCTAAGGATAGAAACAGCCTGATTAGTAAAATGTACCTGCTGATCTTTAAGACTTCTAATTCCATGATTCTCTCTGTAGGCAGCACAATGGGGACATTTTTTCCATCGGGCCTTTGGAGCTTCATCACCACCCAGATGAACATGTGATGCAGGAAAGAGCCGGGCGGTCTGTTTCAGGACAGCCTCAACAAAAAGCCTGGCCTCCTCCTTTCCCGGACAAAGAATATCCTTGTATATCCCGGCTTTCCAGGGGACCTCCTGCCGGTCTCCCCTACAGCCAAGCTCCGGATAAGAAGCAAGAGCCGCCATGGAGTGACCGGGAAGATCAATTTCAGGAATAACCTGAATACAAAGTTGAGAAGCATATTCTACAATGGTCCTGATATCTTCTTCAGAATAGAATCCTTCATGGAGTTCTCCCATTGTGTGACGATTATCCTGATATACGCTGTCCGCCCTGCGGCTGCCTATTCCAGTCAGCTCAGGATAAGCTGGTACCTCAAGGCGCCATCCCTGATCATCAGTCAGATGGAGGTGAAGTATATTGAATTTATATAAGCTCAGAACGTCAATCAATTCCAGAATACTATCCACAGGCTGAAAGAATCGGCAACAGTCCAGCATAAATCCTCGCCATCCGAAACGAGGAGAGTCACCTATCTCCAGACAGGGGATACTCTCTTTAAAAAATAAAAGCAGCTGTATCAATGTTACTGAAGCATAATGAAAACCCTTTGTGGACGAAGCGCTTATATTGATTCCATCTTTTTTAATACTGAGACAATAGGCTTCATCATCTTTTTTACCTGATCCTATTTCTTTATATGTTATCAACTCAGAGTTTCTGATCACCATCAGAGATTCAGGAAATCTCAAGTCGGAGAACTGCACCGGTATCATCCAAAACCCAGATGTAAATACAAGGGATTCAACTGCGGGGATCAAGTTCAGCTCATCATTTTTGGCCATACAGACTCCTTTCAAGGGCTATTATAATTCTCAGAAGATTGTTTCGTCAAAGCTGAAACAAACTAAAAAAGACCCGGCTTCACCGGGTCTTCAAGATAAGCATAATTTGAGAAATCAGTTCATGGCAAAGCTGTCAAAATAGTCTTCCATTCCTCTGAGGAACTTCTTAAGCATTATTTCCTCCATGGAGCGATAAGCCCGGGATTCGGCTTCTTCAAGAGATATGGCTGTTTCCCGTTTCTTCTCATCTATGGAGACAACAACATCTCCCTTCTCATTCCGCATCTCCATAAAGAGAGTCCAGCGAAGGTTTTTATAATCGTTATTGAGGGTAACTTCTTCCATTTTCACCCGGCCGGTAACTGAAAGCTTTGACTCCCCCTCTGTCACAGAGAATCCCCGGTCAGTAAGAACCTGGGAAACAACAGCAGCGACCTTGCCGGCTCGATCCCCTTCTACAGTTATGGAGTACTGCATCTGTTCCGCTGTATCCGCATATGCAGAATGGAGCACCGCAGGATCATAGGGTAGCATTACAGCTCTTGCGAAGGGCTGATAGATGATATCCAGCTGATCCTTCATGGAATGAATTTTTACATCCATGACCATTGCTCCATCAAGAAATCCATAACGTCTGAGCAAGTCGCTCTGTTCGGCTGATTTTTTAATAAAGGCTTGGGTTTTCATGCCGTCCTGATCTATCCTCTGGCGATAAATATTGGCAGTCTCCATCCGGTCGATATAAGCAACCACATAGACCTTACCCATATCACTGGTCCAGGATTCTGCAAAATGTACATTGATCAGAGTTTCATCGGATAACTGTGTAATAGATTCATCAGAAGTTGTTTCCATCCGTGATTCCAGAATAGTGTCACCATCAGACAGATCTTCGTAGCGTGTGCTGATTGTACTGTCTACAACTATTGCAGTCCTGAAGATTCGTGCTAAAGAAGCCTGACCATCCTGCTTTGCACTTTTAAGAGAATTGCCTTCTCCAATTTCCACCAGATATTCATCATTGGGATAGAG harbors:
- a CDS encoding beta-N-acetylhexosaminidase gives rise to the protein MAKNDELNLIPAVESLVFTSGFWMIPVQFSDLRFPESLMVIRNSELITYKEIGSGKKDDEAYCLSIKKDGINISASSTKGFHYASVTLIQLLLFFKESIPCLEIGDSPRFGWRGFMLDCCRFFQPVDSILELIDVLSLYKFNILHLHLTDDQGWRLEVPAYPELTGIGSRRADSVYQDNRHTMGELHEGFYSEEDIRTIVEYASQLCIQVIPEIDLPGHSMAALASYPELGCRGDRQEVPWKAGIYKDILCPGKEEARLFVEAVLKQTARLFPASHVHLGGDEAPKARWKKCPHCAAYRENHGIRSLKDQQVHFTNQAVSILRKLGKTPIVWAEICGDNLDKSAIGQYWLFRKKNAYKQLEKGRQMIFSAHASTYIDLSHAYVTLKKIYAYDPIAEGDDLPGADHVLGVECPLWTEWVHNKDRRDFQAFPRSIAMAEVGWTNPEDKDYKSFVRRLERHLVLLKERGINAAPAKEWNPGKLAKFRAMWRMIVNGGVED
- a CDS encoding LPP20 family lipoprotein, encoding MKLKYVFLLSLIPLFLFSCASGGSSSERSGGKKPSWVDDKHSLYPNDEYLVEIGEGNSLKSAKQDGQASLARIFRTAIVVDSTISTRYEDLSDGDTILESRMETTSDESITQLSDETLINVHFAESWTSDMGKVYVVAYIDRMETANIYRQRIDQDGMKTQAFIKKSAEQSDLLRRYGFLDGAMVMDVKIHSMKDQLDIIYQPFARAVMLPYDPAVLHSAYADTAEQMQYSITVEGDRAGKVAAVVSQVLTDRGFSVTEGESKLSVTGRVKMEEVTLNNDYKNLRWTLFMEMRNEKGDVVVSIDEKKRETAISLEEAESRAYRSMEEIMLKKFLRGMEDYFDSFAMN